One segment of Engraulis encrasicolus isolate BLACKSEA-1 chromosome 7, IST_EnEncr_1.0, whole genome shotgun sequence DNA contains the following:
- the LOC134452469 gene encoding galectin-9-like isoform X2, translating to MTRSKWRRQVEEARSRIGMHPKTRHISTAEHNRGAPHNPLATTVNVSGNITSSPSNMQQQSFNNPRIPFTGAIKEGLINGTTITIVGRVLPFTERFQVDFKCGEDRALHFNPRYPLLMNYVVCNTLQGSSWGIEERKSPNPIPLGSGFTLTFMVKPDAYSPVQSAVPTQTAPPMTYVFQSFAPPNAQSAPQQVTVCHPVTHPPCPPRDPGTNFQTYCPTLYQCYGVKAPPPYTPSPTHAVPYKTVLPGGLYPGKSITIQGTPNHYAIRFDINLRFNGGIAFCFNPRFNENTVVRNSLLDNRWGPEERCGGMPFHCGHPFTVMIVCDVACYRIIVNGIQMFTYNHRRGNHEETDILEVTGDVSLSSVQL from the exons atgacgagaagcaagtggaggaggcaagtggaggaggcaaggtcacgtattgggatgcaccccaagaCACGACACATCAGCACAGCTGAGCATAACAGAGGCGCACCACATAATCCACTGGCAACTACCGTTAACGTGTCTGGAAATATAACGTCGTCACCCTCGAATATGCAGCAACAATCTTTCAACAATCCG AGAATCCCATTCACTGGTGCCATCAAGGAGGGCCTTATTAATGGAACGACTATCACCATCGTCGGCAGAGTACTGCCGTTTACCGAAAG GTTCCAGGTGGACTTTAAGTGCGGTGAAGACAGAGCGCTCCACTTCAACCCGCGCTACCCTCTGCTGATGAACTACGTGGTGTGCAACACCTTGCAGGGCTCCAGCTGGGGCATCGAGGAGCGCAAGTCCCCCAACCCCATCCCTCTCGGAAGCGGCTTCACCTTGACCTTCATGGTCAAACCCGACGCATACTCG CCAGTTCAAAGTGCAGTGCCAACCCAAACAGCCCCACCAATGACTTATGTTTTTCAGTCTTTTGCG CCTCCAAATGCTCAGAGTGCACCTCAGCAAGTGACCGTCTGTCATCCTGTGACT CACCCCCCATGCCCCCCAAGGGACCCCGGCACCAACTTTCAAACCTACTGCCCTACTTTGTACCAGTGCTACGGTGTCAAG GCACCACCACCTTATACTCCTTCACCGACTCAT GCTGTCCCATACAAGACGGTTCTTCCAGGAGGGCTGTATCCTGGGAAGAGCATCACCATCCAGGGCACTCCAAACCATTATGCCATCAG GTTCGACATCAACCTGCGCTTCAACGGTGGCATAGCGTTCTGCTTCAACCCCAGGTTCAATGAGAACACTGTGGTCCGTAATAGTCTCCTGGATAACCGCTGGGGCCCGGAGGAACGGTGTGGGGGGATGCCCTTCCACTGTGGACATCCCTTTACG gtgATGATCGTGTGTGACGTGGCGTGCTACAGGATCATCGTCAACGGCATCCAGATGTTCACCTACAACCATCGCCGTGGTAACCACGAGGAGACAGACATTCTGGAGGTGACAGGGGATGTTAGCTTGTCCTCAGTGCAGCTCTAA
- the LOC134452469 gene encoding galectin-9-like isoform X1 gives MTRSKWRRQVEEARSRIGMHPKTRHISTAEHNRGAPHNPLATTVNVSGNITSSPSNMQQQSFNNPRIPFTGAIKEGLINGTTITIVGRVLPFTERFQVDFKCGEDRALHFNPRYPLLMNYVVCNTLQGSSWGIEERKSPNPIPLGSGFTLTFMVKPDAYSIVVNGVHFHDYQHRIRASRVRNIFIDGGVEIHSVTIQTPAQPVQSAVPTQTAPPMTYVFQSFAPPNAQSAPQQVTVCHPVTHPPCPPRDPGTNFQTYCPTLYQCYGVKAPPPYTPSPTHAVPYKTVLPGGLYPGKSITIQGTPNHYAIRFDINLRFNGGIAFCFNPRFNENTVVRNSLLDNRWGPEERCGGMPFHCGHPFTVMIVCDVACYRIIVNGIQMFTYNHRRGNHEETDILEVTGDVSLSSVQL, from the exons atgacgagaagcaagtggaggaggcaagtggaggaggcaaggtcacgtattgggatgcaccccaagaCACGACACATCAGCACAGCTGAGCATAACAGAGGCGCACCACATAATCCACTGGCAACTACCGTTAACGTGTCTGGAAATATAACGTCGTCACCCTCGAATATGCAGCAACAATCTTTCAACAATCCG AGAATCCCATTCACTGGTGCCATCAAGGAGGGCCTTATTAATGGAACGACTATCACCATCGTCGGCAGAGTACTGCCGTTTACCGAAAG GTTCCAGGTGGACTTTAAGTGCGGTGAAGACAGAGCGCTCCACTTCAACCCGCGCTACCCTCTGCTGATGAACTACGTGGTGTGCAACACCTTGCAGGGCTCCAGCTGGGGCATCGAGGAGCGCAAGTCCCCCAACCCCATCCCTCTCGGAAGCGGCTTCACCTTGACCTTCATGGTCAAACCCGACGCATACTCG ATAGTTGTGAATGGGGTCCATTTCCACGACTACCAGCACCGTATCCGTGCATCCAGAGTGAGAAACATCTTCATCGATGGGGGAGTAGAGATCCACTCTGTGACCATTCAGACTCCTGCT cAGCCAGTTCAAAGTGCAGTGCCAACCCAAACAGCCCCACCAATGACTTATGTTTTTCAGTCTTTTGCG CCTCCAAATGCTCAGAGTGCACCTCAGCAAGTGACCGTCTGTCATCCTGTGACT CACCCCCCATGCCCCCCAAGGGACCCCGGCACCAACTTTCAAACCTACTGCCCTACTTTGTACCAGTGCTACGGTGTCAAG GCACCACCACCTTATACTCCTTCACCGACTCAT GCTGTCCCATACAAGACGGTTCTTCCAGGAGGGCTGTATCCTGGGAAGAGCATCACCATCCAGGGCACTCCAAACCATTATGCCATCAG GTTCGACATCAACCTGCGCTTCAACGGTGGCATAGCGTTCTGCTTCAACCCCAGGTTCAATGAGAACACTGTGGTCCGTAATAGTCTCCTGGATAACCGCTGGGGCCCGGAGGAACGGTGTGGGGGGATGCCCTTCCACTGTGGACATCCCTTTACG gtgATGATCGTGTGTGACGTGGCGTGCTACAGGATCATCGTCAACGGCATCCAGATGTTCACCTACAACCATCGCCGTGGTAACCACGAGGAGACAGACATTCTGGAGGTGACAGGGGATGTTAGCTTGTCCTCAGTGCAGCTCTAA